ATCAATCGCATCGTCAGTCTTCTCGGTCGCACGAGCTACACGCACGCCGACGAAAAGGATGCCGAAGGACTCGCAGGCGTGCTTGCCCGGCGGATTCGCCAGTCAGAAGAGGCAGCCAAGCGCCCAACCGACCCTCTGTCGAGCCACCTCTTGAACGCCCTGACCGAGTAGACGACCATGATCGTAATCAATCTGAGCGTCTGCGCAGCCCTGTGGGCCATCACGGTCTGGCGGGCGCCGGGAGCCTGGCGGAACAAGGAAAAGCGTCCCTTGTGGGCGGCCTTCTTCGTGCTCGGCTTGGAGATGTGCTTCTCCTCAGATCCGGCCGCCCGGTGGCTGGACACGACTATCGGGGTCAACAGCCTCTCCGCGCTGTTCAAGCACGCTGCGGCAGTCAGCGCTGCGGCATTCGTCCTACACTTCCTGGCTGCTGCAATGGCCAGCTCCCGGCCGGCTGCTGCAACCGGGGTGCGACTGATGCGCGTTGGGGTCGTGGTCCCTGTGGTGACGCTGGCGGTGATGATCACGTTGTTCGTGATGGCCGAGCGTCCGCACGAGGCCGTTGACCTGCTGACCGCCTACCCAGACGACCCCTTGGTGCTGGCGTACGTCCTGGTCTGGACCACGTACTTCGGGTGGGCCATGCTGACCGCCTCGCGGCTCTCGTGGCAGTGGTCTCGAAGGCCAGGTCCGGCGCTCCTCCGCCGGGGTCTTGGCCTGATCTGCCTCGGTACGAGTATCGGCATCCTCTACACGGTGCACCGCGCCTCGATGCTGTTCTTTGCCCGGTTCGACGTGCACCCGGTGCCAGCGGCAGCGGACGCTGCGCTGAACGGTCTCCTGGCCCTCGTGCCGCTGCTGCTGATCTGCGCCGGGAGCACCATGCCGACCTACCCCAAGGTGCGGACTGCCGTCCTTCAGCACCGCGATCTGACCAAGCTCTACCGACTGTGGGACCACCTCAGCGAGGCTGCCCCTCAGATCCGATACGGCCGCAAGCGGCACAGGGTGCACGACGCCCTCGACGTCCGTGACGCCCGCGGCCGTCTGTACCGGCGCACCATCGAGATCCGCGACGCCATCCTCATCCTGAACGGCAGTGCGCCGATGTCCGTTCGGCTTCGGGCAGCGGACCACGTCGAGGACGCTGGACTCGTAGGCCCTGCGGCCACCACCGCTGCTGACGCCTGCTGGCTGCGGGCTTCCCGCGAGGCCCACACCGCCGGACTCGCCCGCGCAGGAAGCCCGGAGGCACCTGCCCAGGCCGGCAGCGACCTCGACACCGAGGCCCGCCTCCTCCTAGACCTGTCCGACGCCTACTTCTCAGACCTCGCTGTGACCTTCGCCCGACAGCACGTCGAGCGGCTTAGCACCGCCCGTTCCGCCCCATCAGGAGCTACACCGTGACCTTCTCACCGCCCGCACCGCCCGCCTTCTCGGACTGCACCCCGGCCCAGAAGACCGCCAAGATCATCACGGATGTCCTCGCTCCTGCCAACCTGGTCATCGTCCTCTTGCTGCTCGTCGGCTGGCACAGCACCCACTCCTGGGCAGGCGTCGGCTGGGGACTCCTGGCCGCGCTCTTCTGCGGCGTGATCCCCATCAGCATCGTGCTGCTTGGCGTCAAGCGCGGAGAACTCACCGACAAGCACATCCGGGTTCGGCGCCAGCGGGTCATCCCGATGGCCCTCAGCCTCATCTCGGTAGTCGTCGGCATCACCCTGCTCTACGTCCTGAACGCCCCGTCCGACGTCTCTGCACTCGTGGTCGCCATGCTCGTCGGACTCGTCTCCTCGCTGCTGGTCACCATCCGCTGGCAGATCTCGATCCACAACTCCGTGGCGGGCGGGACCGTCATGATCCTTCTGCTGGTCTTCGGCCCCTGGGCGCTTCCCGCCGTACTCGGCGCCATCGCCATCGGCTGGTCCCGGATCATCCTCAAGGCCCACACGATCGCGCAGATCCTTGCTGGCACGGCTCTGGGCGGCACTGCTGCCCTGACGTTCGTCCTTCTTCGATAGCGAGGGCCCACGGGTCTGCGCTCACCGGCTGAGGGCCTCGTGACCGCCGTCTCCGGCCGCACCCTCGGGGCCTATCTCCGGGGCCGTCGTGGTGAGGACTCCATGCGGCTCATTGCGGACGCACTTGCTTGATCCGGACCAGCCACGGACCAAGGCTGGTGTCGGATCAGGTTTCAGCAGGTCAGGCCATGTTTACGCGACGGCCTGTAAATCTGCCGGCTATGCCTACGTAGGTTCGAACCCTACACCAGCCACAGGATAAAAGAAGGCCCCTGACCTGCGAAAACGTAGGTCAGGGGCCTTCTTGTTTGAGCTGAACAAGCCTTGATGTCAGGGTGGTGTTTTGCGAGGTTTGTCCCACCTTGTTCCGCCCAGCTACCAGTCCTGACCA
The Kitasatospora sp. MAP12-44 DNA segment above includes these coding regions:
- a CDS encoding MAB_1171c family putative transporter; this encodes MIVINLSVCAALWAITVWRAPGAWRNKEKRPLWAAFFVLGLEMCFSSDPAARWLDTTIGVNSLSALFKHAAAVSAAAFVLHFLAAAMASSRPAAATGVRLMRVGVVVPVVTLAVMITLFVMAERPHEAVDLLTAYPDDPLVLAYVLVWTTYFGWAMLTASRLSWQWSRRPGPALLRRGLGLICLGTSIGILYTVHRASMLFFARFDVHPVPAAADAALNGLLALVPLLLICAGSTMPTYPKVRTAVLQHRDLTKLYRLWDHLSEAAPQIRYGRKRHRVHDALDVRDARGRLYRRTIEIRDAILILNGSAPMSVRLRAADHVEDAGLVGPAATTAADACWLRASREAHTAGLARAGSPEAPAQAGSDLDTEARLLLDLSDAYFSDLAVTFARQHVERLSTARSAPSGATP